The Macaca mulatta isolate MMU2019108-1 chromosome X, T2T-MMU8v2.0, whole genome shotgun sequence DNA window GTTGTCCAAGACAGGGAGGGTGGTGAGATTCCCTGGAAAAACAAGGGAGTCTGGGAGAATCATTTGCCTATGAGGAGAAACAGAACAGGGAAGGTGTGGAGTGTCCCTGGAGAAGGGAATCTGGGAGATTTGTCCTTTCACAGGACTGTAAGGGACAGGTTGGGCATGGGCTCCCCCTGGAGGAGGAAGCCTGGGAGAATTTTTCTGCCATGAGACTCTTGTAGGATAGGAGGAGGCAGAACCCTCTGGGCACCTTGGtccccccttcccccatcccccgtGGTCTCAGAGGCCATGAGTGTCATGGGACCAAGACCAGCACCTTTTTCCTCAGTGAGATGCACATGGTAGACACCGTGACATGGCACAAGATGCGAGGTAGGTAGCCCTGCCCCTGCTCCTCTCACCTGCCCAACCCCCCTGCCCCACTCCGTGTCTCCTAACTGCCCCCACCCTGTGCCTTTCCTCCCCTGCTTTTACCTGCCCACCCCACTGCACATGCAGACCTCACATTACCCTTGGGTCCATGTCTCTTTCCACGGTGCATTTTCCCGAAGTCTGTCTGTCTCGTGTCATGTACGTGCCTGACTCTCTGGAGTAAGGACATCTATCTGTCCTGGGCTTCCTTGCCCACCTGCCTATCTGTCCCATGCCCACCTATCCATCCTTGTGCCCCCTTTTCCTACCACATCTCACCTGATGCACCTGCTCCCTGCCATGCTGATCTGCTCTCTGCCCATCCACTTGACCATGGGCACCATACATAGGGGCCCAGATGATTGTGGCCATGAAAGCGGTGTCTCTGGGTTTTGACCTGGACCGGGGCGAGGTGGGTGCGGTGCCCTCGCCGGTGGAGTTCATGGGCTACCTCTACTTCGTGGGCACCATCGTGTTCGGGCCCTGGATATCCTTCCACAGCTACCTACAAGCTGTCCAAGGCCGCCCACTGGTGAGGTCCTGAGTGGATGGGTGGGCAGGGACTGTGGGAGCCACCCTGGGGCAGCACTCATGGAGCCTTGATCCCTACAGAGCTGCCGATGGCTGCAGAAGGTGGCCCGGAGCCTGGCACTGGCCCTGCTGTGCCTTGTGCTGTCCACTTGCGTGGGCCCCTACCTCTTCCCGTACTTCATCCCCCTCGATGGTGACCGCCTCCTTCGCAAGTGAGCACAGCCTTTGAGGCCCCTGCCCAGCAATGAGGGGGTTGGGTAGGAACCCACGGTTTCCCCAGTTCTGAGCCTGTCTCTTAAtgcttctttctgtcttctgttaCTACAGCAAGAAACGCAAAGCCAGGTAAATGAGGGCAGGTGTGAGGGCGCGTGGAGTGGGGCTGACGTGAGTGGGGGCAGAGCCCATGACCAATGGGTTCTGTGTGTCCAAGTGTGTCTGACCGTCAACTCCATGACTAGACAGAGactgtggctggctggctggctgaccaAGCTTGGCTCTGTGACTCTCTATGACTGACACTCCAACACATACTATGTGTCTGGCTGTCCATCTGTTCAGCTGTCTCGCTGTTAGAAGCGAGTCACATAACTGTCATGGAGAGTGACAAGTATGTGTTCGTTGGGTGACTTTAACCTGTCAGTGACTCTGGCTAGGGATATGTATGGGTTGTTTGTCTATTGGCCACTGACCCCCAGAATGTAAGCCTGTGAGTGGCTGTCTGGCTGTACCGTCAATGATAGGGTGCGTGGCTGTCATTGGATAAGATAAATCTGTGATTTTTTGTAGCTTTGGCCAGGAGTGGATCTGACTGTGGCTTGTCATATGCCTGTCTGTGGAGTTCATGGGCTACCTCTGCCTGTGTGTCTGCCTTGCCTGATGGCTTGGTGTTGTCTAGCTGAGGGGTTGTACCCAACTCTGGTCTGTGCCAGCCTACAGGACTGACTGCCTCTGGTTTGAATATAGGGTTTGATCGGGCTCTTTGGTCGTATGGCCCCTGCCCCACTCCCTGACTGCTGTTTAGGTCTAATGCCAAATGAGTCTCCAAAAGGTCAAGTGACTTGACCAGTGTCACCCAGCTAAGCAGCCAGGCATGAATCCCAGGCCTAACTTCAGAACCTATACTTTTTCCAATGCAAGATGCTGCCTGTTTTTGACCATGTCTGATTGCAACTagtagggggtgtgtgtgtgtgcatagcaGGGTGTTTGATGTTCTCTGTGCCCCGCTCAGGGATTTTTGGCTGTCCTATGGTCACTGAGTCAGGTTAGAGCACTGCAAGGCTGGGAGTCTGATATTTGTGTCTGGCTGTTAGAGGGTGCAGGTCTGTGAAGTCGGGCCTCTGATGGTGGCTGGCTTTGGCCGTCTGGCCATGTGAGCCTGCCACATTATAGGACATATTATAAGACATGCCATATTATAGGACAGCTCATGCATCCGTTTGAGCCACATAAGACTAACTGCCTGAGGGTGGATGTCTGTGTGTGACCATCATAGTTCACCTTTTTTGCGGTTACATTTCGTCTGTCTTGTCTGAACAATTCAGACCAGCCTCCAGGGCCTCTCtgactctcttttctttcttctctgctgcCTTCCTGACCCCTGGGGGCCCTAGGGGCACCATGGTAAGGTGAGTCTACAGAGCGGGGCCCAGGATGCTGACATGTGGTGGGGTATCATGTTGGGACCTGAACGTGATGCCTCTCACCCCTGCCCCTTTCTCCCCAGGTGGCTGCGAGCCTACGAGAGTGCTGTCTCCTTCCACTTCAGCAACTATTTTGTGGGCTTTCTGTCCGAGGCCACAGCCACGTTGGCGGGGGCTGGCTTTACCGAGAAGAAGGATCACCTGGAATGGTGGGAGGGCTTGGGGACCCCCTCTCCCACAGGGTGCTGCCTAGAGGAGCTGCAGGGAGGAGGGCGGGTGCTCCCAGGGAGGGAACAGCCAAGACAGAAGTGTGGTGGTCAGATGAGTTGAGATCCCAAATGGATGTGCATATCTCTTCTGCCAACAGGGACCTGACGGTGTCTAAGCCACTGAATGTGGAGCTGCCTCGGTCAATGGTGGAAGTTGTCACGAGCTGGAACCTGCCTATGTCTTATTGGCTAAATAACTGTGAGTCACCAAGTCACCACTCCAGCTATGTTGGTAATCCAGGCCCTTTCATACATTCAtacaacatttactgagcaccttccGTGTGCTAAGCACCCAAAATCCCTACACTTGTGGAGCTGCAGTTCTCCTGGGGGGCAGATGatacataagagaaaaaaatacataatagcTCAGGTGTTGATAAGtgctatggtaaaaaaaaaaaaaaaaaaaaaagataaagcaggTAAAGGTGATCCAGGAGTGCTGGCAGGAGATaggagtggggagggtggggtaTTGCaattgtaaaaaattagccagggcaaGTCTCCCCGAGGAGGTGACATTGGAGCAAAGACGCAAGGCAGGTGAGGGAGCAGGGAGTGCAGATATGTGGGGGAGGAATGTAGCAGATGcgggaacagcaggtgcaaaggtcctgaggtgggAACTTGCTTGGTGCATGGGGAACAGCAAGAAAGCCAGCGGGGGCAGGAGCAGAGTGAGCCAGGGGCCAGTGGCAGGCAATGAGGTCAGGGAGGGCCTGGAGGGTCTCGTGGGCCACAGAGAGGACTTTGGCTTTTTCTTTGAGAGAGACGAGCGCCACGGCAGGGCTCCAAGCTGAGGAGGGCCTTGGGCTGACTCAGGTTGCAACAGgatccctctggctgctgtgagGACAGACTGAGGGGAGGGGGCAAGGATGCAGCAGTGAGGAGGCCACTGCCATCACCAGGCCAGTGATGGTGGTGGCGGCAGTGGATGTGGAGAGGAGAGCTCAGATTGTGGCATATTCTGAAGGTGGAACTCACACGATTTGCTGAATTTGGATGTGGGAGTTTGGGGAGGGCAAATGAAGGGTAATTCCCAGGTTTTTGCCCTGAGGAACTGGAAGGGTAGAGTTGACATTGACTGAACTTGATGAGACTGGGAGGAGCAGGCTCGGGGGAAGATCAGGAGCTGGGCTTCGGGCATGTGAAGTTTGAGGCCATCTAAGGACTTTATCCTGGGGGCTCCAACAGGTTGTGGGTATTCTCATCCTGCCGATGGCCTtccaggaggggctgggggactCTCAGGAGAATTTTGTCCCACATCTCTTCCCCTCCAGATGTTTTCAAGAATGCTCTCCGCCTGGGGACCTTCTCAGCTGTCCTGGTCACCTATGCAGCCAGCGCCCTCCTACATGTGAGCAGGGTGGAGCAGAATCAGGGTGGAagctgggtgggggtgggtggcaggGCCTCTTCCTCACTCATTCCATTGTCCCCTGCACTCCCCCAGGGCTTCAGCTTCCACCTGGCTGCGGTCCTGCTATCCCTGGCTTTTATCACTTACGTGGAGCATGGTGAGTGCAGGGCCCAGCTCAGCCGATGGATAGAAGGTTGGTCGGGGGCTGGAGCCAGCCTCCCCTGAGGCTAACCTGACCCCCTTacctctccccactgccccagtCCTCCGGAAGCGCCTGGCTCGGATCCTCAGTGCCTGTGTCTTGTCAAAGCGGTGCCCGCCAGACTGTTCACACCAGCATCGCTTGGTGAgggttcagcctgggcaaccttgTGCCCAACACTCCGCATCAAAAATGTTCCTTCTGTCTCTACCTTGTATCTGTCTCAGGGTGCCCAACTTCTTCTTTTGGTGCCTGAGCCATCCCCATAACCTCTCCTCTATTCGCTAGCATCTGTTTCCCTAACAGGCATTTATCGAGCATCTGCTGTATACACACCTGGCATTTGTTTCCCCCAATGAACATCCGTTGAGTGCCTGTTGGTGCTCTAGGTGCTGGAGACATGGTGAACGAAACAGACCGAAGTCCCAGCACTATGGGACAAGCATTTTAACCCAGCAGACAGTAGATAAAAAATGAGTCAGTAAAGTCTAATAATAGTGTGTCAGATTGCAAGTAGTGCTAAGGAGAAAATGCGTAAGGAAAAGGTGATTCCTTTATGGGGGTGATTTCCATTTGAAATAGGGAGGTCAGAGAAGCCTCCCTGGTGAGGTGACGTTTGAGGCCTTTAACCGAAGGAGGTGAGAGAGGGAAacgttccaggcagagggacacCCAGTggaaaggccctgaggtaggagaGGGCCTGGAATCTTTGAGAAATAGCAAGGCAGCCAGTGTGGCTTGAGCAGAGgtagggtggggaggggagatgggTGGGAGGCATGGGCTTGCTAGGTCATGGTGAggatttggtttggtttggttttgtgtttttcattctgtttgcAATAAGAAGTACAGACAACCTTATATTTGTCTCCCACCCGACTCCCGTTCATTACTATAAAGCCCCGACTCAAAGCCCTGccactcttcctcctctgcctggAGACTCGAAGCTCCCCAACCCAGGATGCCCTCACTGTGAACAGTACCCTCATCCTTGGATGCCTCTGTACTCCCATAGGAGGCTCCCTGAACCATCTCTTCCCTATCTCAGGGGGTACCCTGGGCATTCTCAGTCCTGGAACCCATTGTGCCCTGTGTGTCCCCTGGGCTCCCCCACGAAGGAGGAGGTGGGACACAGTGAGTAGGTCCAGTTGCCAAATATATCCATCTGTCCCCCACAGGGCCTGGGGGTGCGAGCCTTAAATTTGCTCTTTGGAGCCCTGGCCATCTTCCACCTGGCCTACCTGGGCTCCCTGTTTGATGTCGATGTGGACGACACCACAGAGGAGCAGGTGAGGTGGGGCCCTGGGCTGTGTGGTTAACCAAGGGTGGCGCTACCTGGCAGGGGGAAACCATGAGGACAAAGGCTGGGAAGCTGAAGCCTGAGCTCCTCAGACTGTGCTGCTTCGCCTGGGCAGCCAGTGCTCCTCGGTCCTTTCCCATAGTCCCTCTGCTTGAGTCACACTATTAGGTCTTTTATTTGGATGAAGTAtgcaaaatatgtttatttattttacttataaaattacttttaggctgggcatggtggctcacgcctgtaatcccagcactttgggaggccgtggcagacggattacttgaggtcaggagttcaagatcagcctggccaaccctttgaaaccctgtctctaccaaaaatgtaaaaaattagccaggcgtgatggtgcgcacctgtaattccaggtactcgggaggctgaggcaggataatcacttgaacccaggaggcggaggttgcagtgagcccatgccactgcactccagcctgggcaacagagcgagactctgtctcaaaaaaaaaaattcattttatagagatggagtggAAAATCCAGGTTTTACTTGTGTTAATTATTTCACTTCATTATCGTTTAGGTAGAATTTGCAAGacttcttatttaattttttttttttttgagacaaggtttgtcaccaggctaaagtgcagtggcgtgatcacagcccactgcagcctcacattcctgggctcaagccatccttctgcctcaacctcctgagtagctgggactacaggtgcatgacactaagcctggttaatgtttttttaatttttttgtggagacagtgtctccctatgttgcccaggctggtcttgaactcctaggctcaagcaatccccctgcctcaatctcccaaagtgttaggataacaggcatgagcaccttgttttatttaattaatatatatatattattattattattattttagatggagtcttgctcttgttgcccaggctggagtgcaatggtgcgatctcggctcattgcaacctccacctcctgggttcaagcaattctcctgcctcagactcctgagtagctgggattacaggcatgtgccaccatgctgggctaatttttgtacttttaatagagacgggattttgtcatgttggccaggctggttttgaactcctggcctcaggtgatctgcccgcct harbors:
- the PORCN gene encoding protein-serine O-palmitoleoyltransferase porcupine isoform X7, with the translated sequence MYAIPSPSDWTVHSIGETEVLHSLQVTGCACACRTLTCTQLVAQSDVPDFSHPPPVLQSIHLAIHPWGSAMATFSRQEFFQQLLQGCLLPTAQQGLDQIWLLLAICLACRLLWRLGLPSYLKHASTVAGGFFSLYHFFQLHMVWVVLLSLLCYLVLFLCRHSSHRGVFLSVTILIYLLMGEMHMVDTVTWHKMRGAQMIVAMKAVSLGFDLDRGEVGAVPSPVEFMGYLYFVGTIVFGPWISFHSYLQAVQGRPLSCRWLQKVARSLALALLCLVLSTCVGPYLFPYFIPLDGDRLLRNKKRKARWLRAYESAVSFHFSNYFVGFLSEATATLAGAGFTEKKDHLEWDLTVSKPLNVELPRSMVEVVTSWNLPMSYWLNNYVFKNALRLGTFSAVLVTYAASALLHGFSFHLAAVLLSLAFITYVEHVLRKRLARILSACVLSKRCPPDCSHQHRLGLGVRALNLLFGALAIFHLAYLGSLFDVDVDDTTEEQGYGMAYTVHKWSELSWASHWVTFGCWIFYRLIG
- the PORCN gene encoding protein-serine O-palmitoleoyltransferase porcupine isoform X5, translated to MYAIPSPSDWTVHSIGETEVLHSLQVTGCACACRTLTCTQLVAQSDVPDFSHPPPVLQYVPLHGLGSPKLKCECRSPSLKRGLPHGHPLPLCPCFDRSIHLAIHPWGSAMATFSRQEFFQQLLQGCLLPTAQQGLDQIWLLLAICLACRLLWRLGLPSYLKHASTVAGGFFSLYHFFQLHMVWVVLLSLLCYLVLFLCRHSSHRGVFLSVTILIYLLMGEMHMVDTVTWHKMRGAQMIVAMKAVSLGFDLDRGEVGAVPSPVEFMGYLYFVGTIVFGPWISFHSYLQAVQGRPLSCRWLQKVARSLALALLCLVLSTCVGPYLFPYFIPLDGDRLLRKWLRAYESAVSFHFSNYFVGFLSEATATLAGAGFTEKKDHLEWDLTVSKPLNVELPRSMVEVVTSWNLPMSYWLNNYVFKNALRLGTFSAVLVTYAASALLHGFSFHLAAVLLSLAFITYVEHVLRKRLARILSACVLSKRCPPDCSHQHRLGLGVRALNLLFGALAIFHLAYLGSLFDVDVDDTTEEQGYGMAYTVHKWSELSWASHWVTFGCWIFYRLIG
- the PORCN gene encoding protein-serine O-palmitoleoyltransferase porcupine isoform X4 translates to MYAIPSPSDWTVHSIGETEVLHSLQVTGCACACRTLTCTQLVAQSDVPDFSHPPPVLQYVPLHGLGSPKLKCECRSPSLKRGLPHGHPLPLCPCFDRSIHLAIHPWGSAMATFSRQEFFQQLLQGCLLPTAQQGLDQIWLLLAICLACRLLWRLGLPSYLKHASTVAGGFFSLYHFFQLHMVWVVLLSLLCYLVLFLCRHSSHRGVFLSVTILIYLLMGEMHMVDTVTWHKMRGAQMIVAMKAVSLGFDLDRGEVGAVPSPVEFMGYLYFVGTIVFGPWISFHSYLQAVQGRPLSCRWLQKVARSLALALLCLVLSTCVGPYLFPYFIPLDGDRLLRNKKRKARWLRAYESAVSFHFSNYFVGFLSEATATLAGAGFTEKKDHLEWDLTVSKPLNVELPRSMVEVVTSWNLPMSYWLNNYVFKNALRLGTFSAVLVTYAASALLHGFSFHLAAVLLSLAFITYVEHVLRKRLARILSACVLSKRCPPDCSHQHRLGLGVRALNLLFGALAIFHLAYLGSLFDVDVDDTTEEQGYGMAYTVHKWSELSWASHWVTFGCWIFYRLIG
- the PORCN gene encoding protein-serine O-palmitoleoyltransferase porcupine isoform X3 — its product is MATFSRQEFFQQLLQGCLLPTAQQGLDQIWLLLAICLACRLLWRLGLPSYLKHASTVAGGFFSLYHFFQLHMVWVVLLSLLCYLVLFLCRHSSHRGVFLSVTILIYLLMGEMHMVDTVTWHKMRGAQMIVAMKAVSLGFDLDRGEVGAVPSPVEFMGYLYFVGTIVFGPWISFHSYLQAVQGRPLSCRWLQKVARSLALALLCLVLSTCVGPYLFPYFIPLDGDRLLRKWLRAYESAVSFHFSNYFVGFLSEATATLAGAGFTEKKDHLEWDLTVSKPLNVELPRSMVEVVTSWNLPMSYWLNNYVFKNALRLGTFSAVLVTYAASALLHGFSFHLAAVLLSLAFITYVEHVLRKRLARILSACVLSKRCPPDCSHQHRLGLGVRALNLLFGALAIFHLAYLGSLFDVDVDDTTEEQGYGMAYTVHKWSELSWASHWVTFGCWIFYRLIG
- the PORCN gene encoding protein-serine O-palmitoleoyltransferase porcupine isoform X10 encodes the protein MYAIPSPSDWTVHSIGETEVLHSLQVTGCACACRTLTCTQLVAQSDVPDFSHPPPVLQYVPLHGLGSPKLKYLSIWPSIRGGPQWPPSAARNFSSSYCKAVSCLLPSRALTRSGCSLPSASPAASSGGSLHMVWVVLLSLLCYLVLFLCRHSSHRGVFLSVTILIYLLMGEMHMVDTVTWHKMRGAQMIVAMKAVSLGFDLDRGEVGAVPSPVEFMGYLYFVGTIVFGPWISFHSYLQAVQGRPLSCRWLQKVARSLALALLCLVLSTCVGPYLFPYFIPLDGDRLLRKWLRAYESAVSFHFSNYFVGFLSEATATLAGAGFTEKKDHLEWDLTVSKPLNVELPRSMVEVVTSWNLPMSYWLNNYVFKNALRLGTFSAVLVTYAASALLHGFSFHLAAVLLSLAFITYVEHVLRKRLARILSACVLSKRCPPDCSHQHRLGLGVRALNLLFGALAIFHLAYLGSLFDVDVDDTTEEQGYGMAYTVHKWSELSWASHWVTFGCWIFYRLIG
- the PORCN gene encoding protein-serine O-palmitoleoyltransferase porcupine isoform X6, encoding MYAIPSPSDWTVHSIGETEVLHSLQVTGCACACRTLTCTQLVAQSDVPDFSHPPPVLQSIHLAIHPWGSAMATFSRQEFFQQLLQGCLLPTAQQGLDQIWLLLAICLACRLLWRLGLPSYLKHASTVAGGFFSLYHFFQLHMVWVVLLSLLCYLVLFLCRHSSHRGVFLSVTILIYLLMGEMHMVDTVTWHKMRGAQMIVAMKAVSLGFDLDRGEVGAVPSPVEFMGYLYFVGTIVFGPWISFHSYLQAVQGRPLSCRWLQKVARSLALALLCLVLSTCVGPYLFPYFIPLDGDRLLRNKKRKARGTMVRWLRAYESAVSFHFSNYFVGFLSEATATLAGAGFTEKKDHLEWDLTVSKPLNVELPRSMVEVVTSWNLPMSYWLNNYVFKNALRLGTFSAVLVTYAASALLHGFSFHLAAVLLSLAFITYVEHVLRKRLARILSACVLSKRCPPDCSHQHRLGLGVRALNLLFGALAIFHLAYLGSLFDVDVDDTTEEQGYGMAYTVHKWSELSWASHWVTFGCWIFYRLIG
- the PORCN gene encoding protein-serine O-palmitoleoyltransferase porcupine isoform X13; the encoded protein is MGLKCMPSHHHRTGLFTALERQRSFIHSRSQAVRVHAEHSHAHSWWLSLMYLTSHTLPQSSNLSIWPSIRGGPQWPPSAARNFSSSYCKAVSCLLPSRALTRSGCSLPSASPAASSGGSLHMVWVVLLSLLCYLVLFLCRHSSHRGVFLSVTILIYLLMGEMHMVDTVTWHKMRGAQMIVAMKAVSLGFDLDRGEVGAVPSPVEFMGYLYFVGTIVFGPWISFHSYLQAVQGRPLSCRWLQKVARSLALALLCLVLSTCVGPYLFPYFIPLDGDRLLRKWLRAYESAVSFHFSNYFVGFLSEATATLAGAGFTEKKDHLEWDLTVSKPLNVELPRSMVEVVTSWNLPMSYWLNNYVFKNALRLGTFSAVLVTYAASALLHGFSFHLAAVLLSLAFITYVEHVLRKRLARILSACVLSKRCPPDCSHQHRLGLGVRALNLLFGALAIFHLAYLGSLFDVDVDDTTEEQGYGMAYTVHKWSELSWASHWVTFGCWIFYRLIG
- the PORCN gene encoding protein-serine O-palmitoleoyltransferase porcupine isoform X11: MGLKCMPSHHHRTGLFTALERQRSIHLAIHPWGSAMATFSRQEFFQQLLQGCLLPTAQQGLDQIWLLLAICLACRLLWRLGLPSYLKHASTVAGGFFSLYHFFQLHMVWVVLLSLLCYLVLFLCRHSSHRGVFLSVTILIYLLMGEMHMVDTVTWHKMRGAQMIVAMKAVSLGFDLDRGEVGAVPSPVEFMGYLYFVGTIVFGPWISFHSYLQAVQGRPLSCRWLQKVARSLALALLCLVLSTCVGPYLFPYFIPLDGDRLLRKWLRAYESAVSFHFSNYFVGFLSEATATLAGAGFTEKKDHLEWDLTVSKPLNVELPRSMVEVVTSWNLPMSYWLNNYVFKNALRLGTFSAVLVTYAASALLHGFSFHLAAVLLSLAFITYVEHVLRKRLARILSACVLSKRCPPDCSHQHRLGLGVRALNLLFGALAIFHLAYLGSLFDVDVDDTTEEQGYGMAYTVHKWSELSWASHWVTFGCWIFYRLIG
- the PORCN gene encoding protein-serine O-palmitoleoyltransferase porcupine isoform X1, with amino-acid sequence MATFSRQEFFQQLLQGCLLPTAQQGLDQIWLLLAICLACRLLWRLGLPSYLKHASTVAGGFFSLYHFFQLHMVWVVLLSLLCYLVLFLCRHSSHRGVFLSVTILIYLLMGEMHMVDTVTWHKMRGAQMIVAMKAVSLGFDLDRGEVGAVPSPVEFMGYLYFVGTIVFGPWISFHSYLQAVQGRPLSCRWLQKVARSLALALLCLVLSTCVGPYLFPYFIPLDGDRLLRNKKRKARGTMVRWLRAYESAVSFHFSNYFVGFLSEATATLAGAGFTEKKDHLEWDLTVSKPLNVELPRSMVEVVTSWNLPMSYWLNNYVFKNALRLGTFSAVLVTYAASALLHGFSFHLAAVLLSLAFITYVEHVLRKRLARILSACVLSKRCPPDCSHQHRLGLGVRALNLLFGALAIFHLAYLGSLFDVDVDDTTEEQGYGMAYTVHKWSELSWASHWVTFGCWIFYRLIG
- the PORCN gene encoding protein-serine O-palmitoleoyltransferase porcupine isoform X14, which produces MVWVVLLSLLCYLVLFLCRHSSHRGVFLSVTILIYLLMGEMHMVDTVTWHKMRGAQMIVAMKAVSLGFDLDRGEVGAVPSPVEFMGYLYFVGTIVFGPWISFHSYLQAVQGRPLSCRWLQKVARSLALALLCLVLSTCVGPYLFPYFIPLDGDRLLRKWLRAYESAVSFHFSNYFVGFLSEATATLAGAGFTEKKDHLEWDLTVSKPLNVELPRSMVEVVTSWNLPMSYWLNNYVFKNALRLGTFSAVLVTYAASALLHGFSFHLAAVLLSLAFITYVEHVLRKRLARILSACVLSKRCPPDCSHQHRLGLGVRALNLLFGALAIFHLAYLGSLFDVDVDDTTEEQGYGMAYTVHKWSELSWASHWVTFGCWIFYRLIG
- the PORCN gene encoding protein-serine O-palmitoleoyltransferase porcupine isoform X2 — encoded protein: MATFSRQEFFQQLLQGCLLPTAQQGLDQIWLLLAICLACRLLWRLGLPSYLKHASTVAGGFFSLYHFFQLHMVWVVLLSLLCYLVLFLCRHSSHRGVFLSVTILIYLLMGEMHMVDTVTWHKMRGAQMIVAMKAVSLGFDLDRGEVGAVPSPVEFMGYLYFVGTIVFGPWISFHSYLQAVQGRPLSCRWLQKVARSLALALLCLVLSTCVGPYLFPYFIPLDGDRLLRNKKRKARWLRAYESAVSFHFSNYFVGFLSEATATLAGAGFTEKKDHLEWDLTVSKPLNVELPRSMVEVVTSWNLPMSYWLNNYVFKNALRLGTFSAVLVTYAASALLHGFSFHLAAVLLSLAFITYVEHVLRKRLARILSACVLSKRCPPDCSHQHRLGLGVRALNLLFGALAIFHLAYLGSLFDVDVDDTTEEQGYGMAYTVHKWSELSWASHWVTFGCWIFYRLIG
- the PORCN gene encoding protein-serine O-palmitoleoyltransferase porcupine isoform X8, with protein sequence MYAIPSPSDWTVHSIGETEVLHSLQVTGCACACRTLTCTQLVAQSDVPDFSHPPPVLQSIHLAIHPWGSAMATFSRQEFFQQLLQGCLLPTAQQGLDQIWLLLAICLACRLLWRLGLPSYLKHASTVAGGFFSLYHFFQLHMVWVVLLSLLCYLVLFLCRHSSHRGVFLSVTILIYLLMGEMHMVDTVTWHKMRGAQMIVAMKAVSLGFDLDRGEVGAVPSPVEFMGYLYFVGTIVFGPWISFHSYLQAVQGRPLSCRWLQKVARSLALALLCLVLSTCVGPYLFPYFIPLDGDRLLRKWLRAYESAVSFHFSNYFVGFLSEATATLAGAGFTEKKDHLEWDLTVSKPLNVELPRSMVEVVTSWNLPMSYWLNNYVFKNALRLGTFSAVLVTYAASALLHGFSFHLAAVLLSLAFITYVEHVLRKRLARILSACVLSKRCPPDCSHQHRLGLGVRALNLLFGALAIFHLAYLGSLFDVDVDDTTEEQGYGMAYTVHKWSELSWASHWVTFGCWIFYRLIG
- the PORCN gene encoding protein-serine O-palmitoleoyltransferase porcupine isoform X9; the protein is MGLKCMPSHHHRTGLFTALERQRSFIHSRSQAVRVHAEHSHAHSWWLSLMYLTSHTLPQSSNLSIWPSIRGGPQWPPSAARNFSSSYCKAVSCLLPSRALTRSGCSLPSASPAASSGGSLHMVWVVLLSLLCYLVLFLCRHSSHRGVFLSVTILIYLLMGEMHMVDTVTWHKMRGAQMIVAMKAVSLGFDLDRGEVGAVPSPVEFMGYLYFVGTIVFGPWISFHSYLQAVQGRPLSCRWLQKVARSLALALLCLVLSTCVGPYLFPYFIPLDGDRLLRNKKRKARGTMVRWLRAYESAVSFHFSNYFVGFLSEATATLAGAGFTEKKDHLEWDLTVSKPLNVELPRSMVEVVTSWNLPMSYWLNNYVFKNALRLGTFSAVLVTYAASALLHGFSFHLAAVLLSLAFITYVEHVLRKRLARILSACVLSKRCPPDCSHQHRLGLGVRALNLLFGALAIFHLAYLGSLFDVDVDDTTEEQGYGMAYTVHKWSELSWASHWVTFGCWIFYRLIG
- the PORCN gene encoding protein-serine O-palmitoleoyltransferase porcupine isoform X12, with translation MGLKCMPSHHHRTGLFTALERQRSFIHSRSQAVRVHAEHSHAHSWWLSLMYLTSHTLPQSSNLSIWPSIRGGPQWPPSAARNFSSSYCKAVSCLLPSRALTRSGCSLPSASPAASSGGSLHMVWVVLLSLLCYLVLFLCRHSSHRGVFLSVTILIYLLMGEMHMVDTVTWHKMRGAQMIVAMKAVSLGFDLDRGEVGAVPSPVEFMGYLYFVGTIVFGPWISFHSYLQAVQGRPLSCRWLQKVARSLALALLCLVLSTCVGPYLFPYFIPLDGDRLLRNKKRKARWLRAYESAVSFHFSNYFVGFLSEATATLAGAGFTEKKDHLEWDLTVSKPLNVELPRSMVEVVTSWNLPMSYWLNNYVFKNALRLGTFSAVLVTYAASALLHGFSFHLAAVLLSLAFITYVEHVLRKRLARILSACVLSKRCPPDCSHQHRLGLGVRALNLLFGALAIFHLAYLGSLFDVDVDDTTEEQGYGMAYTVHKWSELSWASHWVTFGCWIFYRLIG